One genomic window of Kosmotoga olearia TBF 19.5.1 includes the following:
- a CDS encoding L-threonylcarbamoyladenylate synthase has protein sequence MKTEKLFVDTNKPDKGIILRAARYLQKGELVAFPTETVYGLGANALDAKAASKIFEAKGRPQDNPLIVHVSSIEMAQELVLDDLNDYKWLVELLWPGPVTIIFRKSRRIPDIVTAGLPNVGIRFPSHPVAQKLIEIAGLPIAAPSANLSGRPSPTDEFHVIEDMDGRIACMLLAGKTLFGLESTIVDLSRGKPTLLRPGPISVERLKTLFPDLEVPEFVKAEEKYSGPALAPGMKYRHYSPKIELILVEGDPRERYKEIITFAFEKNSIILCSRETEHLYPGEIKRRVLGSRDNLYEVAANLFYALREPGEEFERIVSEAFPETGVGLAIMNRLRKAAWRIM, from the coding sequence CGAACAAGCCGGACAAAGGTATTATTTTAAGAGCCGCCAGGTATTTGCAGAAGGGAGAACTCGTTGCTTTTCCAACAGAAACGGTTTACGGTCTTGGGGCGAATGCTCTGGATGCCAAAGCGGCTAGCAAGATCTTTGAGGCAAAGGGGAGACCACAGGATAATCCTTTGATAGTACATGTCTCATCAATTGAAATGGCTCAAGAACTCGTTTTAGATGACTTGAATGATTACAAGTGGCTTGTAGAACTTCTCTGGCCGGGGCCTGTAACCATAATCTTCAGAAAATCCAGGAGAATTCCTGATATCGTTACTGCAGGGTTGCCCAATGTAGGAATAAGATTTCCCAGCCATCCTGTGGCCCAAAAACTCATAGAGATTGCAGGATTGCCCATAGCAGCACCGAGCGCAAATCTTTCCGGCAGACCAAGCCCTACCGATGAATTTCACGTGATTGAGGATATGGATGGAAGAATTGCATGTATGCTTTTAGCAGGAAAGACACTTTTTGGTTTAGAATCCACCATCGTAGATCTAAGCAGGGGAAAACCAACACTTTTGAGACCGGGGCCTATTTCTGTCGAGAGGCTTAAAACGCTTTTCCCGGATCTGGAGGTTCCAGAATTCGTGAAAGCGGAAGAAAAGTACTCAGGACCGGCTCTTGCACCCGGGATGAAATATAGACATTATTCTCCGAAGATAGAGTTGATACTTGTTGAAGGTGATCCTCGGGAACGTTATAAGGAGATCATAACCTTCGCTTTTGAAAAAAACTCAATCATACTCTGTTCCAGAGAAACAGAACACCTTTATCCGGGAGAGATCAAGAGAAGGGTTTTAGGTTCTAGGGATAATCTATACGAGGTTGCGGCGAATCTATTTTATGCACTTCGTGAACCAGGTGAAGAATTCGAACGGATAGTAAGCGAAGCATTTCCGGAGACTGGTGTAGGACTTGCCATAATGAACAGATTAAGAAAGGCCGCCTGGAGGATTATGTAA